A window of the Cuculus canorus isolate bCucCan1 chromosome 3, bCucCan1.pri, whole genome shotgun sequence genome harbors these coding sequences:
- the NDUFAF7 gene encoding protein arginine methyltransferase NDUFAF7, mitochondrial isoform X1: MPSPSRKRRGGMWLPSFQDLRRRKKRRHGPCVARRRPLRLTEPLLSAPRGGGSALFGRREGTGWRWEQRGHRHAPALGAEAAGHRGGDGGGVHAGGAHQPRAGVRRDGTGRDHLFFLAPHRCPGPSPPQGYYTRGGGIGGSGDFITSPEISQVFGELIGIWYISEWMATGKPKAFQLVELGPGRGTLADDILRVFNQLSSLLSKCDVSVHLVEVSPKLSEIQALMLTGGKVQSNSEDSSAYMEGVSKTGIPIFWYRDIQDVPPGYSFYLAHEFFDALPIHKFQRTERGWREVLVDIDPEVPDQLRFVLSPSSTPATENFIQPEEKRDHVEVCPEAGVIIQRLACRIEKDGGAALIADYGHDGTKTDTFRGFRNHKLHDVLKAPGTADLTADVDFSYLRKMAQGRTATLGPIKQREFLKNMGIDLRMQVLLQNSRDTATHEQLLHSYDTLMNPEKMGDCFNFFALLPHHRLAQPDKKQKLESKSPIPPVAGFESPRWKGPAGSLSPTIPNTPLNHVPKHFINPFLKHLQGRRLDHLPGQPVPVPDDSFCEKFFPDIQPEPPLAELETIPPCPVPCHLGEKASSLLSTTSFQVVVESNKVSPQPPLLQAKQPQLSQQLLIRLVLQPPHQLCCSSLDTLQSLNILLVVRGPELNTVLKVRSHQCRLQRENNLPGPAGHPVSDTSQDAIGLLGHLGTLLAHVHSAVNLCVNHIYITNNKAGTVELYRDQPRTLLDCSDLTFRPSFCFIC, translated from the exons ATGCCTTCACCTTCACGCAAGCGGCGGGGTGGTATGTGGCTACCGAGCTTCCAGGACCTGCGAAGGAGGAAGAAGCGCCGCCATGGTCCCTGCGTGGCTCGTCGCCGCCCGCTTCGCCTTACTGAGCCGCTTCTCTCCGCTCCCCGCGGCGGCGGCTCGGCTTTATTCGGGCGTAGGGAGGGAACCGGCTGGCGATGGGAGCAGCGGGGCCACCGCCATGCTCCGGCACTTGGTGCGGAAGCTGCGGGCCACCGGGGCGGTGACGGTGGCGGAGTACATGCGGGAGGCGCTCACCAACCCCGGGCAGGTGTGAGGCGGGACGGGACGGGGCGAGATCACCTCTTCTTCCTCGCCCCTCACCGCTGCCCCGGCCCTTCTCCCCCGCAGGGTTACTACACACGCGGCGGCGGCATCGGAGGAAGCGGGGATTTCATCACCTCGCCTGAAATAAGTCAGGTGTTCGGAGAG TTAATAGGAATATGGTATATTAGTGAATGGATGGCCACAGGCAAACCTAAAGCATTCCAGCTGGTGGAACTGGGCCCAGGGAGGGGAACTCTTGCTGATGACATATTACGG GTCTTCAACCAGCTTTCCTCTTTACTTAGTAAATGTGATGTCTCTGTTCATCTGGTAGAAGTGAGTCCCAAACTCAGCGAGATCCAAGCGTTGATGCTGACAGGAGGGAAGGTACAGTCAAACTCTGAGGACAGTTCTGCTTACATGGAAGGCGTTAGCAAGACTGGAATTCCCATTTTCTGGTACAGAGACATTCAAGATGTGCCGCCAG GTTACAGCTTTTACTTAGCACATGAGTTTTTTGATGCCCTGCCAATACATAAGTTTCAG AGAACAGAGAGAGGCTGGCGTGAAGTGCTGGTTGATATAGATCCAGAAGTTCCTGACCAGCTGCGGTTTGTCCTGTCACCATCCAGTACCCCTGCGACAGAAAACTTTATTCAG cctgaagaaaagagagatcaTGTGGAAGTGTGTCCCGAGGCTGGTGTCATCATTCAGAGGCTCGCCTGTCGTATAGAGAAGGATGGTGGCGCTGCACTGATTGCAGATTATGGTCATGATGGAACCAAAACTGACACTTTCCGG ggTTTCCGGAATCACAAACTTCACGATGTACTGAAAGCTCCAGGTACAGCAGACCTGACAGCAGATGTTGATTTTAGCTATCTTCGAAAGATGGCACAGGGCAGAACAGCTACATTGGGCCCCATAAAACAGCGggagtttttaaaaaacatgggCATTGACCTCCGAATGCAG gtgctttTGCAGAATTCACGTGACACAGCAACTCATGAACAGTTACTCCACAGTTATGATACGTTGATGAATCCTGAGAAAATGGGAGACTGTTTTAACTTTTTTGCCCTGCTGCCCCATCATAGACTTGCACAGCCtgacaagaaacaaaagctAGAATCGAAGTCTCCTATACCACCTGTTGCTGGATTTG aatcaccacgttggaaaggacccgctggatcattgagtccaaccattcctaacactcccttaaaccacgtccctaagcacttcatcaacccattccttaaacacctccagggaaggcgactcgaccacctccctgggcagcctgttccagtgcctgatgactctttctgtgaaaaattttttcctgatatccagcctgaacctcccctggcagagcttgagaccattcccccttgtcctgtcccctgtcacttgggagaaaaggccagctccctcctctccacaacctcctttcaggtagttgtagagagtaataaggtctcccctcagcctcctcttctccaggctaaacaaccccagctctctcagcagctccttataagacttgttctccagccccctcaccagctttgttgctcttctctggacacgctccagagcctcaacatccttcttgtggtgaggggcccagaactgaacacagtactcaaggtgcggtctcaccagtgccgactacagagggagaataacctccctggacctgctggtcaccccgtttctgatacaagccaagatgccattggccttcttggccacctgggcacactgctggctcatgttcactcGGCTGTCAACCTATGTGTTAATCATATATATATTACTAATAACAAAGCTGGCACTGTAGAGCTCTATAGAGACCAACCTCGTACACTTCTAGATTGTTCAGACCTGACTTTTAGACCCAGTTTTTGTTTCATCTGTTAG
- the NDUFAF7 gene encoding protein arginine methyltransferase NDUFAF7, mitochondrial isoform X2, giving the protein MVPAWLVAARFALLSRFSPLPAAAARLYSGVGREPAGDGSSGATAMLRHLVRKLRATGAVTVAEYMREALTNPGQGYYTRGGGIGGSGDFITSPEISQVFGELIGIWYISEWMATGKPKAFQLVELGPGRGTLADDILRVFNQLSSLLSKCDVSVHLVEVSPKLSEIQALMLTGGKVQSNSEDSSAYMEGVSKTGIPIFWYRDIQDVPPGYSFYLAHEFFDALPIHKFQRTERGWREVLVDIDPEVPDQLRFVLSPSSTPATENFIQPEEKRDHVEVCPEAGVIIQRLACRIEKDGGAALIADYGHDGTKTDTFRGFRNHKLHDVLKAPGTADLTADVDFSYLRKMAQGRTATLGPIKQREFLKNMGIDLRMQVLLQNSRDTATHEQLLHSYDTLMNPEKMGDCFNFFALLPHHRLAQPDKKQKLESKSPIPPVAGFESPRWKGPAGSLSPTIPNTPLNHVPKHFINPFLKHLQGRRLDHLPGQPVPVPDDSFCEKFFPDIQPEPPLAELETIPPCPVPCHLGEKASSLLSTTSFQVVVESNKVSPQPPLLQAKQPQLSQQLLIRLVLQPPHQLCCSSLDTLQSLNILLVVRGPELNTVLKVRSHQCRLQRENNLPGPAGHPVSDTSQDAIGLLGHLGTLLAHVHSAVNLCVNHIYITNNKAGTVELYRDQPRTLLDCSDLTFRPSFCFIC; this is encoded by the exons ATGGTCCCTGCGTGGCTCGTCGCCGCCCGCTTCGCCTTACTGAGCCGCTTCTCTCCGCTCCCCGCGGCGGCGGCTCGGCTTTATTCGGGCGTAGGGAGGGAACCGGCTGGCGATGGGAGCAGCGGGGCCACCGCCATGCTCCGGCACTTGGTGCGGAAGCTGCGGGCCACCGGGGCGGTGACGGTGGCGGAGTACATGCGGGAGGCGCTCACCAACCCCGGGCAG GGTTACTACACACGCGGCGGCGGCATCGGAGGAAGCGGGGATTTCATCACCTCGCCTGAAATAAGTCAGGTGTTCGGAGAG TTAATAGGAATATGGTATATTAGTGAATGGATGGCCACAGGCAAACCTAAAGCATTCCAGCTGGTGGAACTGGGCCCAGGGAGGGGAACTCTTGCTGATGACATATTACGG GTCTTCAACCAGCTTTCCTCTTTACTTAGTAAATGTGATGTCTCTGTTCATCTGGTAGAAGTGAGTCCCAAACTCAGCGAGATCCAAGCGTTGATGCTGACAGGAGGGAAGGTACAGTCAAACTCTGAGGACAGTTCTGCTTACATGGAAGGCGTTAGCAAGACTGGAATTCCCATTTTCTGGTACAGAGACATTCAAGATGTGCCGCCAG GTTACAGCTTTTACTTAGCACATGAGTTTTTTGATGCCCTGCCAATACATAAGTTTCAG AGAACAGAGAGAGGCTGGCGTGAAGTGCTGGTTGATATAGATCCAGAAGTTCCTGACCAGCTGCGGTTTGTCCTGTCACCATCCAGTACCCCTGCGACAGAAAACTTTATTCAG cctgaagaaaagagagatcaTGTGGAAGTGTGTCCCGAGGCTGGTGTCATCATTCAGAGGCTCGCCTGTCGTATAGAGAAGGATGGTGGCGCTGCACTGATTGCAGATTATGGTCATGATGGAACCAAAACTGACACTTTCCGG ggTTTCCGGAATCACAAACTTCACGATGTACTGAAAGCTCCAGGTACAGCAGACCTGACAGCAGATGTTGATTTTAGCTATCTTCGAAAGATGGCACAGGGCAGAACAGCTACATTGGGCCCCATAAAACAGCGggagtttttaaaaaacatgggCATTGACCTCCGAATGCAG gtgctttTGCAGAATTCACGTGACACAGCAACTCATGAACAGTTACTCCACAGTTATGATACGTTGATGAATCCTGAGAAAATGGGAGACTGTTTTAACTTTTTTGCCCTGCTGCCCCATCATAGACTTGCACAGCCtgacaagaaacaaaagctAGAATCGAAGTCTCCTATACCACCTGTTGCTGGATTTG aatcaccacgttggaaaggacccgctggatcattgagtccaaccattcctaacactcccttaaaccacgtccctaagcacttcatcaacccattccttaaacacctccagggaaggcgactcgaccacctccctgggcagcctgttccagtgcctgatgactctttctgtgaaaaattttttcctgatatccagcctgaacctcccctggcagagcttgagaccattcccccttgtcctgtcccctgtcacttgggagaaaaggccagctccctcctctccacaacctcctttcaggtagttgtagagagtaataaggtctcccctcagcctcctcttctccaggctaaacaaccccagctctctcagcagctccttataagacttgttctccagccccctcaccagctttgttgctcttctctggacacgctccagagcctcaacatccttcttgtggtgaggggcccagaactgaacacagtactcaaggtgcggtctcaccagtgccgactacagagggagaataacctccctggacctgctggtcaccccgtttctgatacaagccaagatgccattggccttcttggccacctgggcacactgctggctcatgttcactcGGCTGTCAACCTATGTGTTAATCATATATATATTACTAATAACAAAGCTGGCACTGTAGAGCTCTATAGAGACCAACCTCGTACACTTCTAGATTGTTCAGACCTGACTTTTAGACCCAGTTTTTGTTTCATCTGTTAG